ATCCTTGCCACAAATATTTGGGAGTGAGCAACTGGTTCACGTCAATGGATTAAAGGTCAGGCTGGAATCATTGGTAGGCATCATGGGCTTCATGCTGGGAGGATGGCTGACAGATCACTATGGTTATACAATTGTGATCATTTTGGATGCCGCCAGCTTTCTTTTCTCCGCATGGATTCTGACGAGACTTCGTTGGGAGGAGAAGGGGGACAATGCGCTAGCTACATCAAAAGCAGCGAGCAGCTTTCGTGTCACTCTTCGTTACTTGCGGGATACACCCGTGCTTCTGACAATTAGCCTGTTAGCTTTTCTCGTATCGTTGAGTACGTCTGCGTATAATTACGGGTTACCTTTTTTAGCGGATCAATTGCGTGGTAGTGACGCTACTCTGCACGGATTAATGTGGACGGCAATGAGTGTCGGAGGCTTGATTGGCTCCTATGTGGCAGCTCGATTGCGGGTGAAGCTGGTGAACGGGATGCTCGTCGCTTATGCTGTTTTTTCCGTGGGGATTGTAGGGGCATTCGCGGCAAACCATGCTGTATTTGTACTTTTGCTCTTGATTTTCGCGGGTCTATTTTCCGGCGCAGCACAAGTTTATGAGAGCACACTTTTGCAACAAGCCCAAAACGAGCTGCGCGGCAAGGTGATGGGGGTGCAGGGGCTCTTGAGTCGAAGCGGGTTCTTCGCTGGTTTTCTCATGGCTCCGTTCTTGGCGGGTGCCTTCACTTTATTTGGGATGCTGGTCTTTGCCCAATTGATGTTTGTCGCAGGACTGATCGGATTTGGCTTGTATCTCGTTTTTTCTCCTAAAAAATAGAAAAGTGCCTCCCGATACACGTAGTCTTTTTTCCACCTTCTAACCATAGGATGTACCAGTTGGGAGGTGTCGGGATTGGCCGTATTTCGACCCCGTCGGCGTTGGAGAAACCCGCTTTCACGTACGAAAGCGTTTTTGATCGCGTTGGTTATCTTTTTTGTTTTGACGATACAGACACTCGTGTTTTTGCAAAATCGATTGGAGCCTACTCTCTTGATTCTGGCTACGCAAAAAGCCGAGCAATTGGCGAAAGAAGCGATAACAGATGCCGTAACCAAGCGGATTTCGCAACAAGGTGTCGACTTCAATCAGATTGTCAAAATTGAGAAGAACAACGAGGGGCAGATTCAGGCGTATCAGTTCAACTTCAAGGAATATGCGAGAATCGTGGGCGAAACAACAGCGAGAGTCCAGAACAAGCTCCAAGAGTTCGAGCAAGAAAAAGTAGACCGTACGATCCCGCTTGGTTTGGCTACCGGGAACTCCTTTTTGGCATCAATGGGGCCGAATTTGCCAGTGACTTTCGTGCCCATCGGCTCGGTCAAGACCAAGCTGGAGACAGAGCTGAAGGAAGCAGGCATCAATATGGTGCTGGCGACGGTATATATTTTCGTGGAGGTCGATCTGCGCATCGTTATCCCTTTTGCGACTGAGAAGCAGACGGTCACGACGAAAATCCCGATCACTCATTCCTTGATTATTGGCGATGTACCGACGTATTTGTACAACAACTCGGAAGGTAAGCCGGATGTGCCGCGGATCCCTGGAGATACACCGAACAGCACTCCGTAATCGCGGAATAGGAAAAAGCGGCAGCGCGTTGCTGTCGCTTTTTTTGTGTGCACCCAGTATGGATTGTCAACACTAATCTAGGACAACTCTTGGGTTTTTGTAGAAATCTGAATATATAAATTTTTTGATTGTGCAAGAAATGACAAAATGCAACAAATATACTATGTTACCTTTAATTGGAAAAATTATTAAATGTACCTAGCATATGGAATCGAACAAGTTAATGCAGCTTTGCCCCTTTTGCCGGAGTACTAAAAGGAGAAATTTTATGCAAAAGAAAAAACATATCTTAGTAGCATCCTCTTTAACCACTGCTTTACTATTCAATGTATTGACACCAACTATGGCGATGAATGATGTAAGCAACTCTGTAGAAAGAAATGGTGTGATAGAATCTTTATATAAATTAGATAAAAGTATGGAAGCTGCAGAAGGACTATCTGAGGCAGAGCTTGCTAAAAAAGTGTTTAATAGTCTTACTCCTGAAGCTCAACAAAAATTTGTCGATTTTATGGTTAAACAAAGTGAGGCTGGTGATACCAGTTTATTAGATTATCATGAGAAAGTGATAGGGAAAGTTGAGAAAGCCAAAAACAGAGTGGAGAAAATCGCCAATAAAGCAGCAGTAAAAGCCGATCCATTGGATATCCTATCTACTAAACTTGATAGATTAAATTTGCCTAGACCAGTCTACTATTCGTTTATGGCAGTTGGTGGGGGTATAGCAGCAGCTGCAGTTGATGGGCCATTACCTATTGGAGATATTATTGGAGTACTAATTGCTGTTGGTGCTGGAGCAGTTGTCGGATACTATTGGGATGAAATAGAGCCAAAGTTTGACGAAATAATAGAAGCATTTCAAGATTCATTTACTGCGATGGCTGATGAAATCGTAGAAGCTTTTAACTATCTTTATGCAAAAGGAGTAATATACTACTATGATATTCCTAAGAGGCTTTTAAATGATGAAGGTGATGGTGTTGATTTAGGGCAGTTTGATAAGAGAATAGATGGAAAAACCAGAGAAAATGAAAAAACCGGTTGGAGTATTCAAAAAGATAAGGGTAATAAGCCTCATGGTGGAAGTGCATGGAAGCTTAGAGATAGTAAAGGTGAACGAAAGGCTACATTGGATGATACAGGTAAAATCCTTCGGAAATAAGCTTGAGGAGAAAATTTGATGAATATCACTAAGATAGTTGAGGGCATATGGGGAAAGAAATGGTCTCCTTCAGAGGATATGGAACAAGATATAGAGTGTGATACGACTCTCTTAGATCATAGTCATCTAGTGGCGGAACGTTTCCCGCAAAAAAGTTTTAATCTGGATAGATTCCCCTTGCAAATAAAAAATCAAACTGTTTTTGAACAGGTAAATATCTTTTTTGATATGACGAATGATAATCCTACCCTAATTGAATCCTATCTAAGAGAAGAAGAGAAATTTAAACAGGTATTCCGTAAACTTTGGGCGTACAATTCAGTTTGGATTGAAACAACATTACCTAATGTAAACGTGGAAATAGCAGCAGATGCTCTAGATAGTGAGAATAAAAAAATAAGAGTTAAAGAAATTCATTCACAATTGAAAGCATCTGGTAGTAAGGGGATGAAAATAAATAATCTACATGATTTTGAATTATTCCTTGAATTAGGGCTTCGTGAGAAAGTCTCTACCGTGTTTATATTTGAAGATATGAAGATTTGTGTATGGTCAAATTTTGATTTTTCGTTACCTTTGTATTCGGATGATGATACATACACTGAGCTCCTCCAAAGGATTTGTACTACGGAGGGAATATATTTGCGCTCATTCACTGATTGATCATCGCTGAAAATGGGCATCGAACGCTAAGAGCCGCCGACAAACTCACCATGATGACTGAATAGAAAAAGCGACAGCGCACTGCTGTCGCTTTTTGTCGTGAAGGAACATGAAAAAGAGAAAGTTTGACACGAATACGATTAACGAGCAAAAATGGTTGGGTCTATGAATTGACGAGATCACTTATAGGAAGGAAAATCGCGTCTATGGACTTGAAAAAACTACACTACTTTATTGCAGTAGCAGAGGAACTGCATTTCAATCGCGCTGCGAGTAAACTGAATATGACGCAACCACCGTTGACTCAACAAATTCAAAGCCTAGAGGAAGAACTTGGTGTGAAGCTGTTGGAGCGGACCAAGAGACAGGTTCGTCTTACGGCAGCAGGTGCGATTTTTTTGGATGAATCCAGAAGAATTGTTTCCCAGTTGGAACGAGCCGTTACGAGAACAAAACAGGCAAGTCAAGGGAAAATTGGACATTTGTCCATTGCATTTGTAGATTCGGCAGTGGGCGGTATGTTGGTTAATGTCATAAAGGGATTTCGTGAGCGTTTTCCCGAGGTGGAGCTGTCTCTATTAGAAATGACATCTGCCGAACAACGGAAAGCTTTACAGGACGGTAAAATTGATGTTGGCTTCCTGCGGGTGGCAGAACCGTCCATCCATATCACTTCTCGCTTGTTTACCAACGAAACACTTGTCGCCGTACTGCCCAAGAATCATCCCCTTGCCATACAGCCAGCTCTTTCTGTACAGGCATTAGCGGACGAGCCCTTTATTTTGTTTCCGCATCGGATGGGGACTTCTTTTCATGACCTCATTTTAAACTTTTGCAGGCAACATGGATTTTTGCCTCGCGTCGTGCAGGAAGCTGTTCAAATGTATACGATTGTGAATCTGGTAGCTGCTGGTATAGGTATCTCCATTGTTCCCTCTTCGGTAGCTGTTTTCCAACGCAGTGATGTCGTATTCCGAACTTTTATCGAAGAGCCGCCGCAAGTCCCACTCTATGCCGCTTGGAAAACAGATAGAAGCGAGCCTGTTCTGGCAAACTTTCTGGATGTGATGGAAGAAACGACATCTTAGCCCGTTTTCTTAGGGTCAAACTCTGCGACGCCAGCTAATAGGTGATTGATTTGCTGCATGACCTGCGTATCTAGCTTGACTCCTGCAGCTTTGACGTTTTCTTTGATCTGTTCGGGGTTCGAGGCGCCAATAATAGCGGAGGATACATGCTGGTTTTGAAGAACCCATGCAACGGCAAGCTGCGGAAGCGTCAAACCAGCTTCTTGTGCGATCGGCTTGATTCGCTCTATTACCTGAAGAACTTCTTTTTGCAACCATTGTCCGACCAGTTTATCGAAAAAGGGAGATCCGGCGGTCGAAGCTGCTCGGGAGCCCTCGGGTATTGGCTTGTTGGGTATATATTTTCCGGAAAGAATGCCTTGCGCCAGTGGTGACCAGACAATTTGTCCGATTCCTTCACGCTCGCACGCTGGTATGACCTCGGCTTCAATCACACGCCACAGCATGGAATACTGAGGTTGACTGGCTACGAAGGGAACCCGATATTCCTTTGCCAAAGCAGCTCCCAGCTTTATTTGCTCTGCCGTCCATTCACTTACCCCTACATAGAGAATCTTTCCCTGCCGAACCAAATCGGAAAAGGCCAAAAATGTTTCTTCCAGCGATGTAGTTGGATCAAAACGGTGTGCATAATAGACGTCAATGTAATCCGTTTGCAATCTGCGAAGGGAAGCGTGGCAGGCTTCCATGATGTGTTTACGGGAGAGACCCCGATCGTTTTTTCCGGTACCGGTCGGATGAAAAACCTTCGTGCACAACTCAATACTTTCACGACGAATCCCCTTTAAAGACTCACCCAAAATCGCTTCCGCTCTCGTTTCCGAATACACATCAGCAGTATCGAACGTGGTGATTCCAGCATCCAATGCAGCATGTACGCAGGCTTGTGCTGTGGTGTCATCTACTTGAGCACCGTGAGTGATCCAGTTTCCCAATGCAATTTCGCTCACGGACAAGCCGCTTTTGCCAAGTCTCCGATATTTCATGAAGTCCTTCCTCCTTCCAAATTTAAACAGATTATAACAAGTATCATTAAATATGAATAATATATAAAATGATCATGATTAATATGAAAAACATATTATTTGGATCAATCCGTATTCATTGACCAAGGTTTGTTAATTATTCACATTTTCTGCAATCATTTGCCGCTATGATGAGAGATGGATGTGATACCTATGAAGAAACAAAGGAAAATCCTCTTTCTCATCTTGTTAGTGGCAGGAACTCTGCTCGATTGGTCCAGTAGTCAGCAAAAACAGGACGTCGATCTTTACACGATAGGAATTGTGATTGCCAATGAGGATAGAAAAGATAAAGTAGCTGGATTAAAGGCTGGATTGCAATCGTTAGGTCTCAGTGAAGGAGCACGCGTTCAGTATGTGCCCGTTTATTTGAATAAGGTTCAGACGCTAGAAGAGGAGCGTTCTCTTGTCCAGGGCTTGATTTCAAAAAAGCCGGATGTAATCGTCACGACAGGGGCGCACGAGACCTTTTTGATTCAACAGGCGTCAACGACGGTTCCCGTTGTTTTTATTGGTGTCGCTTCATTGGTCGAGCTACCTCTTGTTGAGACCGAGGGGACGGTAACGTGTGGAATCAGCAATGGCCAAATGAATGTGATTGGGAAAAGATTGGAGCTGACAACTCGTTTATTGCCTGATGCGAAGCGCATTCTGATCATTGCCGATTCTCATGCTCCTACGACAGAGCAAGCCATCGTAGAAGCTGAATCAGCTGCTTCCTTGCTTGGTGTTCGCTTGCACGTGAAGCAGGTTGCTTCCCCAAAAGAATTGGAGCAGTTGCTCAGTACGCTCTCTCCAGGAGAATACGACGCCATGCTTCCTTTACCTAGCTATGTTCTGGAAGACGCGATTACCGATTGTTTACCTCTTTTGATCGATAAGCAATTGTTTGTCATGGGCTCTTATCCCGAGCAGGTGAAGGCTGGTTTGTATGCCGCTTACGGCGTTTCTTTTCATGCACAAGGCATGCAGGCTGCTCATATGGTGGCTCGGGTGTTGGATGGAGTCCCTCCTACAGATCTGTCAATCGAATGGCCGGATGACGTACGGTTAGTTGTCAATGCCACTTCCCTGTCCAAGCTTCCGATTACCGTAACCGATCAACAGTGGTCACTGGCACAAGAATGGTATGGAGTGAGGAACAAATGAGGGGGAGCAGACTACCGCGCATCAATCGACTAAAGACAAAAATGCTCCTGTTTGGGCTATGCATGTCCATCATCCCTTTTCTGATTCTTGGCTATATCAATTTGCATACCAGTAAAGAGAAGGTTCGAGAAGAGGTAGACAGAGCCAATCAGATCTACGTGGAAAATACGTTGGCGCAGTTAGACATGCTTTTTTTACATACGTCCCAATCCATGCAAGTGGTTCAGCAACGTTTTCTCAATGAACGCCCTAATGATGAGGATGCTTATTTTTTGCTGAATACGTTATTGAAAACTTCTCCTTACATGGAGGAAGTCGCGCTTTTTAATCAGGATGGAGAGCCGCAGTATTTGCTGAATCGCTGGAAACATCAAAAGCTGGACACACCGAGGGAGCGAGACAAGCAACTTCTTACAACCATCCAGTCGGGAAAAACATACATCGGAAGCATTGTCCGATCAGCAGAAGGGAAGCTGCTGGTAACTGTAGCGATCCCTCATGTATCTGCCAACGGTGTAAAAGGCGGCATGTACGCAAAGCTCAATGTAAAACAGTTGCTCGAACAAGTCACACTGCGAGCTCGATATGAAAACGAGGCCTATTTATTCGTCACAGATGGGGAAAGCGACGTGTTTGCCGATCCGTTTATGCTGGGCAAGCCTTCTGATGGCTCTTTGACCTATTATGAACAAGCGGTTCCTCCCTCCTGGACACTACCAGATCGAACTGACAAGCCTGTTATCCGTACGTATCAAGCTTCCAATGGAGATGTCATGGTCAACTATGCCATGCGCTCTTCTGTCACACATTGGGTCATTATGCTGGAGCAGTCGAGTCAAACGGCGTTTGCTGCCTTTTCAAAATTGGAACAATCTCTGCTCTTTACGACCTTATTCATCGCACTTATCGTTCTGGGGATTAGCATTGTATTCTCTGTCTCGTTTAGCCGATTAATGGAAAAGATCGAATCAGCTGTGCAAAAAATCGCAGGTGGCGACTTATCCGTACGAATACCAGTGACGACCTCAGATGAAATTGGCAGGCTAGCAGCGTCCTGCAATGAAATGGCACAGAATCTGGAGATGAAGACCAATCAGCTTCTCGAAGAAAAGAAACGGCTTGATCTCGTCGTCAGTGGTATGGGGATGGGGTTGATTCTCGTAGATGAATCTTTTCGCATTCGCTGGATTAATCAAACAGCGTCGGCGTGGTTTCAGGATGCGGCTCATCTTCTGGGGAAAGACTGCCTTCAGACGATTGGTCAGCAATTCAGTTCATGCAGTAGTTGCATGCTCCGAACGCGACAAATGGTAAACCAAAAGCAGACAGACCTTATTTCCTCCAGAGTTGATCAGGATGGACGTGTCCGTTCTTATCGACATCAGGTTTTCCCTCTGCATCCGGAGAAAGAATCGTCTGCTTTTCTGGAGGTCATCGAGGACATCACGGAGAAACGAGAGCTAGAAGCGGCTATCGCACAAGCAGACAAGCTTGCTGCTATTGGACTCTTGGCGTCGGGCATCGCTCATGAAATCAATAATCCACTAGGTATTCTGTCGTTGTATGGACAAGACTTGCGAGACCGTCTCGTGGACGAGGATATTCGAGAGTTACAGGATACAGGAGAGCTTACCCAATACTTGGACACGATGGACAAACAAATTAACCGTTGCAAGGAAATCACGACCCGATTGCTGCACTTTTCGGGGAAATCACCAATTACCGTAGAAAAAGTAGATATTC
This genomic stretch from Brevibacillus sp. DP1.3A harbors:
- a CDS encoding MFS transporter, producing the protein MNKKWYLYVNALSSLGSRMNLIACSALIFTFEYSAYWMTTFFVARQLGGMLFSPLAGILADRMDRRRTMIASDLGAGLAILAIAFYPTPYVLIAAAFLNGMLYTLFHISFQASLPQIFGSEQLVHVNGLKVRLESLVGIMGFMLGGWLTDHYGYTIVIILDAASFLFSAWILTRLRWEEKGDNALATSKAASSFRVTLRYLRDTPVLLTISLLAFLVSLSTSAYNYGLPFLADQLRGSDATLHGLMWTAMSVGGLIGSYVAARLRVKLVNGMLVAYAVFSVGIVGAFAANHAVFVLLLLIFAGLFSGAAQVYESTLLQQAQNELRGKVMGVQGLLSRSGFFAGFLMAPFLAGAFTLFGMLVFAQLMFVAGLIGFGLYLVFSPKK
- the yunB gene encoding sporulation protein YunB codes for the protein MSGLAVFRPRRRWRNPLSRTKAFLIALVIFFVLTIQTLVFLQNRLEPTLLILATQKAEQLAKEAITDAVTKRISQQGVDFNQIVKIEKNNEGQIQAYQFNFKEYARIVGETTARVQNKLQEFEQEKVDRTIPLGLATGNSFLASMGPNLPVTFVPIGSVKTKLETELKEAGINMVLATVYIFVEVDLRIVIPFATEKQTVTTKIPITHSLIIGDVPTYLYNNSEGKPDVPRIPGDTPNSTP
- a CDS encoding LysR family transcriptional regulator codes for the protein MDLKKLHYFIAVAEELHFNRAASKLNMTQPPLTQQIQSLEEELGVKLLERTKRQVRLTAAGAIFLDESRRIVSQLERAVTRTKQASQGKIGHLSIAFVDSAVGGMLVNVIKGFRERFPEVELSLLEMTSAEQRKALQDGKIDVGFLRVAEPSIHITSRLFTNETLVAVLPKNHPLAIQPALSVQALADEPFILFPHRMGTSFHDLILNFCRQHGFLPRVVQEAVQMYTIVNLVAAGIGISIVPSSVAVFQRSDVVFRTFIEEPPQVPLYAAWKTDRSEPVLANFLDVMEETTS
- a CDS encoding aldo/keto reductase family protein, giving the protein MKYRRLGKSGLSVSEIALGNWITHGAQVDDTTAQACVHAALDAGITTFDTADVYSETRAEAILGESLKGIRRESIELCTKVFHPTGTGKNDRGLSRKHIMEACHASLRRLQTDYIDVYYAHRFDPTTSLEETFLAFSDLVRQGKILYVGVSEWTAEQIKLGAALAKEYRVPFVASQPQYSMLWRVIEAEVIPACEREGIGQIVWSPLAQGILSGKYIPNKPIPEGSRAASTAGSPFFDKLVGQWLQKEVLQVIERIKPIAQEAGLTLPQLAVAWVLQNQHVSSAIIGASNPEQIKENVKAAGVKLDTQVMQQINHLLAGVAEFDPKKTG
- a CDS encoding ABC transporter substrate-binding protein, encoding MKKQRKILFLILLVAGTLLDWSSSQQKQDVDLYTIGIVIANEDRKDKVAGLKAGLQSLGLSEGARVQYVPVYLNKVQTLEEERSLVQGLISKKPDVIVTTGAHETFLIQQASTTVPVVFIGVASLVELPLVETEGTVTCGISNGQMNVIGKRLELTTRLLPDAKRILIIADSHAPTTEQAIVEAESAASLLGVRLHVKQVASPKELEQLLSTLSPGEYDAMLPLPSYVLEDAITDCLPLLIDKQLFVMGSYPEQVKAGLYAAYGVSFHAQGMQAAHMVARVLDGVPPTDLSIEWPDDVRLVVNATSLSKLPITVTDQQWSLAQEWYGVRNK
- a CDS encoding ATP-binding protein, whose amino-acid sequence is MRGSRLPRINRLKTKMLLFGLCMSIIPFLILGYINLHTSKEKVREEVDRANQIYVENTLAQLDMLFLHTSQSMQVVQQRFLNERPNDEDAYFLLNTLLKTSPYMEEVALFNQDGEPQYLLNRWKHQKLDTPRERDKQLLTTIQSGKTYIGSIVRSAEGKLLVTVAIPHVSANGVKGGMYAKLNVKQLLEQVTLRARYENEAYLFVTDGESDVFADPFMLGKPSDGSLTYYEQAVPPSWTLPDRTDKPVIRTYQASNGDVMVNYAMRSSVTHWVIMLEQSSQTAFAAFSKLEQSLLFTTLFIALIVLGISIVFSVSFSRLMEKIESAVQKIAGGDLSVRIPVTTSDEIGRLAASCNEMAQNLEMKTNQLLEEKKRLDLVVSGMGMGLILVDESFRIRWINQTASAWFQDAAHLLGKDCLQTIGQQFSSCSSCMLRTRQMVNQKQTDLISSRVDQDGRVRSYRHQVFPLHPEKESSAFLEVIEDITEKRELEAAIAQADKLAAIGLLASGIAHEINNPLGILSLYGQDLRDRLVDEDIRELQDTGELTQYLDTMDKQINRCKEITTRLLHFSGKSPITVEKVDIHQVLSDILILLSHEIRVKQVTVSQSLLASAPFLLATPGQLQQIVLNLLTNALYATAERGNIEIATDSPSNDRLRLWIRDDGCGIPAADLPHVLEPFYTTKPPGKGTGLGLSVCYGIVTNLGGEIEIESTPNKGTTVTVILPSAKGK